A window of Leclercia adecarboxylata contains these coding sequences:
- a CDS encoding LysR family transcriptional regulator yields the protein MHRSGLTELEVVMAVVRRGSFRAAAQELGMSATAASNAVAGLESRLQTRLFHRTTRSVALTEAGQRFVARVGPALQEIRQASIEIHSDADEPAGTLRLNVPNNVGTLFLDELLIDYMIRYPKMRVEAVSEARMIDIVAEGYDAGVRLAESVPQDMIAIRLTPDIRQLITATPDYFARHGTPHSPDDLLQHQGIGMRMAHGGIYRWELERRGEQIALAVPPRFATSDLFASIRAVKAGLGVGFLPELYIQQELKSGELVSVLEEWSQPFAGLRLYYPGHRHVPPGLQALVAMIRERGLTRD from the coding sequence ATGCACCGTTCAGGACTGACAGAGCTGGAAGTGGTGATGGCCGTTGTGCGTCGGGGCAGTTTTCGCGCCGCCGCCCAGGAGCTGGGAATGTCGGCCACCGCCGCAAGTAACGCCGTGGCCGGGCTGGAAAGCCGCCTGCAGACGCGCCTGTTTCACCGCACCACCCGCAGCGTGGCGCTCACCGAGGCGGGACAGCGCTTTGTGGCGCGCGTCGGCCCGGCGCTGCAGGAGATCCGCCAGGCCAGCATTGAGATCCACAGCGATGCCGACGAACCCGCAGGCACCCTGCGTCTGAATGTGCCGAATAACGTGGGAACCCTGTTCCTGGACGAGCTGCTGATCGACTATATGATCCGCTACCCGAAAATGCGCGTCGAGGCGGTGAGCGAAGCGCGGATGATCGATATCGTGGCGGAAGGCTACGACGCCGGGGTGCGTCTGGCGGAGTCGGTCCCCCAGGACATGATCGCCATCAGGCTCACCCCCGACATCCGTCAGCTCATCACCGCCACCCCGGACTATTTTGCCCGTCATGGCACGCCACACTCACCGGACGACCTGCTGCAACATCAGGGGATCGGCATGCGGATGGCGCACGGCGGGATCTATCGCTGGGAGCTGGAGCGCCGCGGAGAGCAGATTGCCCTGGCGGTGCCGCCGCGTTTTGCCACTTCGGATCTGTTTGCCTCGATCCGGGCGGTAAAAGCCGGTCTGGGGGTAGGATTTTTACCGGAACTCTATATTCAGCAGGAGCTGAAAAGCGGAGAGCTGGTGAGCGTGCTGGAGGAGTGGTCGCAGCCCTTCGCCGGACTGCGGCTCTATTACCCCGGCCATCGCCACGTCCCGCCGGGATTGCAGGCGCTGGTGGCGATGATCCGCGAGCGCGGCCTTACTCGAGATTAG
- the foxA gene encoding ferrioxamine B receptor FoxA encodes MPLEIFMFAKSRLALLVGWVTGSVALPLMAQDTPKTETVVVTSQMQSGATKLETPDIETPQSVSIVTREQFEEQGATSVRQAVSYTPGVYSNQIGASNRFDYIVLRGFSDGSLDNVYLDGLKMMGDTNSHSSLVVDPWFLENIEVVRGPASVLYGRSSPGGIVALTSRKPSFDPGGEIKLFAGNNDQRGAMFDVTGALDDNDRVAARLSGMTRYADSQFDPLKEERYALMPSLTWRITDNTRLDLMAYLHRDPEGGSHSGLPYDGTVVPHNGKMISNTFFEGEDDYDKYDRREDMVGYNIEHLFDSGWSVRQKLRYLHTKVELNQVYAAGWLNDTELNRGYSGSDEKMDAITLDNQIDGSFDTWAVNHRVLIGLDYQDRSNDTTGYYGGFPPIDAFHPVYGAKPDYITMYSQEKHKLRQTGYYLQDQLSLDNWRLTLGGRYDQVSVSNIDKLNDTRSDLDKNNFSSRAALLYLFDNGIAPYISYSTAFTPTSFADENGDLLDPMKGKQWEAGVKFEPEGMNSQFSASVFRINQKNIATKEEPTDPYRSIGEIESEGVELEAVGQLTDSLRLQAAYTYTDIRYKKSSPEEEGKRAVYAPRNMASGWLSYDVKTGPLDGLTVGSGVRYVNGVTSDRLNTHTLPSYTLVDLAVGYDLSKVGLTGVSAQLNVNNLTDEDYVAACNSLSYCYFGAERSIVGSVSWKF; translated from the coding sequence ATGCCTTTGGAGATTTTCATGTTCGCTAAATCGCGGCTGGCGCTGCTGGTGGGATGGGTAACCGGGAGCGTCGCGCTTCCCCTGATGGCGCAGGATACGCCGAAAACGGAAACCGTTGTGGTGACCTCGCAGATGCAGAGCGGCGCCACCAAGCTGGAGACGCCGGATATCGAGACGCCTCAGTCGGTGTCGATTGTGACCCGCGAGCAGTTCGAAGAGCAGGGCGCCACCAGCGTGCGCCAGGCGGTAAGCTACACCCCGGGCGTCTACAGCAACCAGATTGGTGCCTCGAACCGCTTTGACTACATCGTGCTGCGCGGCTTCTCCGACGGCAGCCTGGATAACGTCTATCTCGACGGTCTGAAGATGATGGGCGACACCAACTCCCACAGCTCGCTGGTGGTTGATCCCTGGTTCCTGGAAAATATCGAAGTGGTACGCGGCCCGGCCTCGGTGCTGTATGGCCGCTCGTCGCCGGGCGGGATCGTGGCGCTCACCTCGCGTAAGCCCTCGTTCGATCCGGGCGGCGAGATCAAGCTGTTCGCCGGGAATAACGATCAGCGCGGCGCAATGTTTGACGTCACCGGCGCGCTGGACGACAACGACCGCGTGGCGGCCCGTCTGAGCGGCATGACCCGCTACGCCGACTCCCAGTTCGATCCTTTGAAAGAAGAGCGTTACGCCCTGATGCCGAGCCTGACCTGGCGCATCACCGATAACACCCGCCTGGATCTGATGGCCTATCTGCACCGCGATCCCGAGGGCGGCAGCCACTCCGGCCTGCCGTATGACGGCACCGTAGTCCCGCATAACGGGAAGATGATCTCCAATACCTTCTTCGAAGGCGAAGATGATTACGACAAGTACGATCGTCGCGAAGACATGGTCGGCTACAACATTGAACACCTGTTCGACAGCGGCTGGTCGGTACGCCAGAAGCTGCGCTATCTGCACACCAAAGTGGAGCTGAACCAGGTTTATGCCGCAGGCTGGCTGAACGATACCGAGCTTAACCGCGGTTACTCCGGCTCTGACGAGAAGATGGATGCCATCACCCTCGACAACCAGATCGACGGCAGCTTCGATACCTGGGCGGTAAACCACCGGGTGCTGATTGGCCTCGATTATCAGGATCGCAGCAACGATACCACCGGCTACTACGGCGGTTTCCCGCCGATCGACGCCTTCCACCCGGTATACGGCGCGAAGCCGGATTACATCACCATGTACAGCCAGGAGAAGCACAAGCTGCGTCAGACCGGCTACTACCTGCAGGATCAGCTCTCGCTGGATAACTGGCGTCTGACCCTGGGCGGGCGCTACGACCAGGTGAGCGTGTCGAATATCGACAAGCTAAACGATACCCGCAGCGATCTGGACAAGAACAACTTCAGCAGCCGCGCCGCGCTGTTGTATCTGTTTGATAACGGTATCGCGCCGTACATCAGCTACTCCACCGCCTTCACGCCGACCAGCTTTGCCGATGAGAACGGCGATCTGCTGGATCCGATGAAAGGCAAGCAGTGGGAAGCGGGGGTGAAGTTTGAGCCGGAGGGGATGAACAGCCAGTTCAGCGCCTCGGTGTTCCGCATCAACCAGAAAAACATCGCCACCAAAGAGGAGCCGACCGATCCGTACCGCTCTATCGGTGAGATCGAATCTGAAGGGGTGGAGCTGGAAGCGGTAGGGCAGCTGACCGACAGCCTGCGCCTGCAGGCGGCCTACACCTATACCGACATCCGCTATAAGAAGAGCAGCCCGGAGGAAGAGGGCAAGCGTGCGGTCTATGCCCCGCGCAACATGGCCAGCGGCTGGCTGAGCTATGACGTGAAAACCGGGCCGCTCGATGGGCTGACGGTGGGCTCCGGCGTGCGTTACGTTAATGGCGTGACCAGCGATCGCCTGAACACCCATACGCTGCCGTCCTACACGCTGGTGGATCTGGCGGTGGGTTATGACCTGTCGAAGGTAGGGCTGACGGGCGTGAGCGCCCAGCTGAACGTCAACAACCTGACGGACGAAGACTACGTGGCGGCCTGTAACTCGCTCTCCTACTGCTACTTTGGTGCCGAGCGCAGCATTGTCGGCAGCGTGTCCTGGAAGTTCTGA
- a CDS encoding PLP-dependent aminotransferase family protein, giving the protein MKPGYHQIYTRYRENITRGILKPGDRVPAIRVLAEELKVARKTVETAYAILIGEGYLVSQGARGTRVNPDLNLPVAAPVSDDPVTGALPESLASQRERAGFLRPGIPALDSFPYKKWLLLAGQAVRAMRQEEMLNPPVMGWAPLRQAIASYLNISRGLSCTPDQVLITSGYSGSLRLILDTLASRNDKVVFEDPGYFMGQQLLRRIVPRLHAVPVDRAGMDTDYLLRHHADARFAIVTPSHQSPLAVTLSLPRRQQLLDWATRNQAWIVEDDYDGEFHYTRKVLPSLKSLDRQDRVIYMGTFSKTVMPSLRLGYVVMPASTVAAFNDCADLLASGQPVLTQKILTAFINEGHFFRHLKKMRALYQQRRDWMIAALHAVYGDRFFTEQNDGGMHIVAFLTKGSCDLEIARCWQQQQLQVNALSAWYSGSGKRYGLVMGYNNVRSYQEALALLERPKQQTLALLR; this is encoded by the coding sequence ATGAAGCCGGGCTATCATCAGATCTACACCCGCTACCGGGAAAACATTACCCGCGGCATACTGAAGCCCGGCGACAGGGTGCCTGCCATTCGCGTGCTGGCGGAAGAGCTGAAAGTGGCGCGCAAAACGGTTGAAACCGCCTATGCCATTCTGATCGGCGAAGGCTACCTGGTAAGCCAGGGGGCGCGCGGCACGCGGGTGAACCCGGACTTAAACCTCCCGGTCGCGGCGCCCGTGTCCGACGATCCCGTCACCGGGGCGCTGCCTGAATCGTTGGCCAGCCAGCGGGAACGCGCGGGCTTTTTACGCCCCGGCATCCCGGCGCTGGACAGCTTTCCGTACAAGAAATGGCTGCTGCTGGCGGGTCAGGCGGTGCGGGCCATGCGCCAGGAAGAGATGCTCAACCCGCCGGTGATGGGCTGGGCGCCCCTGCGCCAGGCCATCGCCAGCTACCTGAACATCTCCCGGGGGCTCTCCTGCACGCCGGACCAGGTGCTGATCACCAGCGGCTACAGCGGCAGCCTGCGCCTGATCCTCGACACTCTCGCCAGCCGCAACGACAAGGTGGTATTTGAAGATCCGGGCTATTTTATGGGCCAGCAGCTGCTCCGGCGCATCGTGCCGCGTCTGCATGCGGTGCCGGTGGATCGCGCCGGGATGGACACGGACTACCTGCTGCGCCACCACGCCGACGCCCGGTTTGCCATCGTCACCCCCTCGCACCAGAGCCCACTGGCGGTCACCCTCTCCTTGCCGCGCAGACAGCAACTGCTCGACTGGGCCACCCGCAACCAGGCGTGGATAGTTGAAGATGACTATGACGGAGAGTTTCACTACACCCGTAAGGTGCTGCCGTCGCTGAAAAGCCTCGATCGCCAGGATCGGGTGATCTACATGGGCACCTTCAGCAAAACCGTCATGCCTTCCCTGCGCCTTGGCTATGTGGTGATGCCCGCCAGCACGGTGGCGGCCTTTAACGACTGCGCCGATCTGCTCGCCAGCGGCCAGCCGGTGCTGACGCAGAAGATCCTCACCGCTTTTATTAACGAGGGCCACTTTTTCCGTCATCTGAAAAAGATGCGCGCCCTCTACCAGCAGCGGCGCGACTGGATGATCGCCGCCCTGCACGCGGTCTACGGGGATCGCTTCTTCACCGAGCAGAACGACGGCGGGATGCACATCGTGGCGTTCTTAACCAAAGGCAGTTGCGATCTGGAGATCGCCCGCTGCTGGCAACAGCAGCAGCTGCAGGTGAATGCCCTGTCGGCGTGGTACAGCGGCTCGGGGAAACGCTACGGGCTGGTGATGGGGTATAATAACGTGCGCTCGTATCAGGAAGCGCTCGCCCTGCTGGAACGCCCGAAACAGCAGACGCTCGCGCTGCTGCGCTGA
- a CDS encoding aldehyde dehydrogenase family protein, whose translation MHHIEQIYINGEFVTPHGSERFDLYNPATARVIGQVRLADAVDAERAIAAARAAFPAWAKTTKQVRIAALQRMHDAVAARHDDLLEAVIEEYGAPASRSAWMASYPAQVIAQAIDALEAFEFTTVAGAAKVEMIPLGVAGLITPWNSDAGFICGKLAAALAAGCTAVIKPSEMSALQTQIVTEALHAAELPPGVFNIVTGRGDTVGETISRHPHVAKISFTGSTRTGKAILRNAAENFTRVTLELGGKSPTVVLDDADLSQAVPLAVQAGLMNSGQACVAGTRILVPQSRKAEIEQALARAIAAVQSGDPRDPATEVGPMVSEKQWQRVQGYIQKGLAEGASLLAGGEGRPEGTRDGWFVRPTLFSDVHNQMAIAREEIFGPVLCVIPYRDEAEAIAIANDTEYGLSAMVLGGDADRARRVAAQIHAGRVLVNTLAHEPKAPFGGFKHSGVGREMGAWGISAFVEPKSLLG comes from the coding sequence ATGCATCACATCGAACAGATTTATATCAACGGTGAATTTGTCACCCCACATGGCAGCGAGCGCTTCGATCTGTATAACCCGGCGACGGCGCGCGTCATCGGCCAGGTACGTCTGGCCGACGCGGTGGATGCCGAACGCGCTATCGCCGCAGCCAGAGCCGCGTTTCCGGCGTGGGCTAAAACCACAAAGCAGGTGCGTATTGCCGCCCTGCAACGGATGCACGATGCGGTAGCCGCCCGCCACGACGACCTGCTCGAGGCGGTGATTGAGGAGTATGGCGCCCCCGCGTCGCGCTCGGCGTGGATGGCGAGCTATCCGGCGCAGGTGATCGCCCAGGCCATTGACGCGCTGGAGGCGTTTGAATTTACGACCGTCGCGGGTGCGGCCAAAGTCGAGATGATCCCGCTGGGCGTTGCCGGGCTCATCACCCCGTGGAACAGCGATGCGGGCTTTATCTGCGGTAAACTGGCGGCGGCGCTGGCCGCAGGCTGCACTGCGGTGATCAAGCCCAGCGAGATGAGCGCCCTCCAGACGCAGATAGTGACCGAGGCGCTGCACGCGGCGGAACTGCCGCCGGGGGTGTTTAACATCGTGACCGGGCGCGGCGACACGGTAGGGGAGACGATAAGCCGCCATCCCCATGTGGCAAAAATCTCCTTCACCGGTTCGACCCGGACCGGCAAAGCGATCCTGCGCAACGCGGCGGAGAACTTTACCCGCGTCACGCTGGAGTTAGGCGGTAAATCACCGACGGTCGTGCTGGATGATGCCGATTTGTCGCAGGCTGTTCCGCTGGCGGTGCAGGCCGGGCTGATGAACAGCGGCCAGGCGTGCGTGGCCGGAACGCGCATTCTGGTGCCGCAGTCGCGTAAGGCTGAAATCGAGCAGGCGCTGGCCCGGGCCATCGCGGCGGTGCAGTCGGGAGACCCGCGCGATCCGGCCACCGAGGTCGGGCCGATGGTAAGTGAGAAACAGTGGCAGCGGGTGCAGGGGTACATACAGAAAGGGCTGGCGGAAGGGGCGAGCTTGCTGGCGGGCGGGGAAGGGCGGCCCGAGGGCACCCGGGATGGCTGGTTTGTCCGTCCGACGCTGTTTAGCGATGTGCATAACCAGATGGCCATCGCCCGGGAAGAGATTTTTGGCCCGGTGCTGTGCGTGATCCCTTATCGCGATGAAGCAGAGGCCATCGCCATTGCCAACGATACCGAATACGGTTTGAGCGCGATGGTGTTGGGTGGGGATGCGGATCGCGCCCGTCGGGTGGCGGCGCAGATCCACGCAGGGCGCGTGCTGGTGAACACCCTTGCCCACGAGCCAAAAGCGCCGTTTGGTGGATTTAAGCATTCCGGCGTGGGGCGCGAGATGGGCGCGTGGGGCATCAGCGCGTTTGTGGAGCCGAAGTCGCTCCTCGGTTAA
- a CDS encoding PLP-dependent aminotransferase family protein codes for MTRYQHLANLLAERIEQGLYRSGERLPSVRALSQEHGVSISTIQQAYQILENLQLITPQPRSGYFVAPRKAQPPVPAMSRPVQRPVEVTQWDEVLTLMEGRTKTGITAFGGGQPDLSQPSLKPLWKELSRVAQHSVKDVLSYDELAGRRELREQIARLMLDAGSVVSADDLIVTSGCHSALSLALLTICKPGDIVALESPSFYGTMQMLRGLGIKAIEIPTDPVTGISVEALELALEQWPIKGVIVVPNCNNPLGFIMPEARKRQLLALAQRHDIVIFEDDIYGELAFEYPRPSSIHSLDIDGRVLLCNSFTKTVAPGLRVGWIAPGRYHDRIMHMKYAASGTNVPVSQLALAAFIREGYYHRHVRRMRQIYQQNIDTYTCWVRQFFPCGICVTRPMGGYMLWVELPEHVDMVCVSRELTRFNIQIAAGSLFSASGKYRNCLRINCALPPDEKHRAAVEQMGEAVNIAMAE; via the coding sequence ATGACGCGCTATCAACATCTGGCCAATCTTCTGGCAGAACGCATTGAACAAGGGCTGTATCGCAGCGGGGAGCGGTTACCCTCGGTGCGTGCGCTAAGCCAGGAGCACGGCGTCAGCATCAGCACCATACAGCAGGCCTATCAGATCCTCGAAAACTTACAGCTGATTACCCCCCAGCCGCGCTCGGGCTATTTTGTCGCGCCCCGTAAGGCGCAGCCGCCGGTGCCGGCGATGTCGCGCCCGGTGCAGCGTCCGGTAGAGGTGACCCAGTGGGATGAGGTGCTGACCCTGATGGAAGGGCGCACCAAAACCGGTATTACGGCCTTTGGCGGCGGCCAGCCAGACCTGAGCCAGCCGAGCCTGAAGCCTCTGTGGAAAGAGCTGAGCCGGGTGGCGCAGCACAGCGTCAAAGATGTGCTCAGCTATGACGAACTCGCCGGACGGCGTGAGCTGCGCGAGCAGATCGCCCGCCTGATGCTGGACGCCGGATCGGTAGTCAGTGCCGACGATCTGATCGTCACCAGCGGTTGCCACAGCGCCCTCTCCCTGGCGCTGCTGACCATCTGTAAGCCCGGCGATATTGTGGCGCTGGAGTCCCCTTCGTTTTACGGCACCATGCAGATGCTGCGGGGGCTGGGGATCAAGGCGATCGAGATCCCCACAGATCCGGTGACGGGGATCAGCGTGGAAGCGCTGGAGCTGGCCCTGGAGCAGTGGCCGATCAAAGGGGTGATTGTGGTGCCCAACTGCAACAACCCGCTCGGGTTTATCATGCCCGAAGCCCGCAAGCGGCAGCTGCTGGCGCTGGCTCAGCGGCACGATATCGTGATTTTTGAGGACGATATTTACGGCGAGCTGGCGTTTGAGTATCCCCGCCCTTCCAGCATCCACTCCCTGGACATCGACGGCCGGGTGCTGCTGTGCAACTCCTTTACCAAAACCGTCGCCCCCGGGCTGCGGGTGGGGTGGATCGCCCCGGGGCGCTATCACGACCGGATCATGCATATGAAGTATGCCGCCAGCGGCACCAACGTGCCCGTCAGCCAGCTGGCGCTGGCCGCCTTTATCCGGGAAGGCTATTACCATCGCCACGTGCGGCGGATGCGCCAGATCTACCAGCAGAATATCGACACCTACACCTGTTGGGTGCGGCAGTTCTTCCCCTGTGGCATCTGCGTGACCCGCCCGATGGGGGGTTACATGCTGTGGGTGGAGCTGCCTGAACATGTGGATATGGTCTGCGTATCCCGGGAGTTAACCCGGTTTAACATCCAGATCGCCGCCGGATCGCTCTTTTCGGCTTCCGGGAAGTACCGGAACTGTTTGCGGATTAACTGCGCCCTGCCGCCAGACGAGAAGCACCGCGCGGCGGTAGAGCAGATGGGGGAGGCGGTGAATATCGCGATGGCGGAGTAG
- a CDS encoding LuxR C-terminal-related transcriptional regulator, giving the protein MLAAQLMSDSPSFQRVLYLDDITDATKEELVNTKAIVVDYGQSDIKVLNALLEVKNRYEQSYFIFITRDVCYASTIENILINTIADYTIDCKNAVRTLRACLAHFAQEEQPVTIFKNARWHQIEKEQYLTKMESMLLPYIVSGKKNKEITRYLNVTGKTVSHHRRNIYRKFDVTSLTGLYKKFD; this is encoded by the coding sequence ATGCTGGCCGCTCAGCTCATGAGCGATTCACCTTCATTTCAGCGCGTGCTTTATCTGGATGATATTACCGACGCAACAAAAGAGGAACTGGTAAACACCAAAGCTATTGTGGTGGATTATGGTCAGTCTGATATCAAAGTACTGAATGCCCTGCTGGAGGTGAAAAATCGTTACGAGCAGAGCTATTTTATTTTTATTACCCGCGATGTCTGCTACGCCAGCACGATTGAAAATATTCTCATTAACACTATCGCAGATTACACCATTGACTGTAAAAACGCCGTGCGCACATTACGCGCGTGTCTTGCCCACTTTGCGCAGGAAGAGCAGCCGGTGACTATTTTTAAAAATGCGCGCTGGCATCAAATCGAGAAAGAACAATATTTAACCAAAATGGAGAGCATGCTACTGCCCTACATTGTGTCGGGAAAAAAGAATAAAGAGATCACGCGCTATCTGAATGTAACCGGCAAAACCGTGAGTCATCATCGACGTAATATTTATCGTAAGTTTGACGTGACCAGTCTCACAGGGTTGTATAAAAAATTTGATTAA
- a CDS encoding DUF1127 domain-containing protein: protein MEFYENRARRPFAIFIWTGKIFARWYRIKRTRKILSQLSDEHLKDIGLSRYDVARYDR, encoded by the coding sequence ATGGAATTCTACGAAAATCGCGCCAGACGTCCCTTTGCGATCTTTATCTGGACGGGAAAAATTTTTGCCCGCTGGTATCGCATCAAGCGCACGCGCAAGATTTTGAGCCAGTTAAGCGATGAGCATTTAAAGGACATCGGGTTGTCGCGGTATGACGTGGCGCGTTATGACCGATAG
- a CDS encoding carboxymuconolactone decarboxylase family protein: protein MSTRVNHHKATPALAKALSDLSMAVSQTSIDPALKHLIDIRVSQLNGCTFCLDMHAKEAKIAGERELRLYHLAAWRESPLFSAREKAALAFTEALTQIGPHGISDVLYRSLAEHYSDVEISELNFAIVAINAWNRLGITSRMEPGSLDAAYGLNKANLE from the coding sequence ATGAGCACCCGCGTTAACCATCATAAAGCCACACCTGCCCTCGCTAAAGCGCTGTCCGACCTGAGCATGGCGGTGAGCCAGACCTCCATCGACCCGGCGCTGAAGCACCTGATCGATATCCGTGTCTCCCAGCTCAACGGCTGCACCTTCTGTCTGGATATGCACGCAAAAGAGGCCAAAATTGCCGGCGAGCGCGAGCTGCGTCTCTACCACCTGGCAGCCTGGCGCGAGTCGCCGCTGTTCAGCGCCCGTGAAAAAGCGGCCCTGGCCTTCACCGAAGCGCTGACGCAGATCGGCCCGCACGGGATCAGCGACGTGCTCTACCGCAGCCTGGCGGAACATTATTCAGACGTGGAGATTTCAGAGCTGAACTTTGCCATCGTGGCAATCAACGCCTGGAACCGCTTAGGCATCACCTCCCGCATGGAACCGGGCTCGCTGGATGCCGCCTACGGCCTGAACAAGGCTAATCTCGAGTAA